The DNA window TGACGCAGGAAGGTAGCTGGGCCAGTCAGTGGTTGTACTGGTGTAAGCCTGTAGGGCGTTGTGTAGGTAAATCCGCACAGCATGTGCCTGAGAGGTGATGCGTAGCCGATTGAGGTGAATTCAGTGATCCTATGCTGCCGAGAAAAGCCTCTAGTGAGTTGGTACACGGCCCGTACCCCAAACCGACACAGGTGGTCAGGTAGAGAATACTGAGGCGATCGAGAGAACTGTGGTTAAGGAACTCGGCAAAATACCTCCGTAACTTCGGGAGAAGGAGGGCCTTGTCTGGTGAACACCCTTGCGGTGGGAGCTGGGTGGGGTCGCAGAGACCAGTGAGAAGCGACTGTTTACTAAAAACACAGGTCCGTGCGAAGTCGTAAGACGATGTATACGGACTGACGCCTGCCCGGTGCCGGAAGGTTAAGAGGACCGGTTAGCCAGTAATGGCGAAGCTGAGAATTTAAGCCCCGGTAAACGGCGGTGGTAACTATAACCATCCTAAGGTAGCGAAATTCCTTGTCGGGTAAGTTCCGACCTGCACGAATGGCGTAACGACTTCTCAGCTGTCTCAACCACAGACTCGGCGAAATTGCATTACGAGTAAAGATGCTCGTTACGCGCGGCAGGACGAAAAGACCCCGGGACCTTCACTATAGCTTGGTATTGGTGTTCGGTACGGTTTGTGTAGGATAGGTGGGAGACTGTGAAGCATGCACGCTAGTGTGTGTGGAGTCGTCGTTGAAATACCACTCTGATCGTATTGGACTTCTAACCTCGGACCATGATCTGGTTCAGGGACAGTGCCTGGTGGGTAGTTTAACTGGGGCGGTTGCCTCCTAAAATGTAACGGAGGCGCCCAAAGGTTCCCTCAGCCTGGTTGGCAATCAGGTGTCGAGTGCAAGTGCACAAGGGAGCTTGACTGTGAGAGTGACAGCTCGAGCAGGGACGAAAGTCGGGACTAGTGATCCGGCACCGGCAAGTGGAAGCGGTGTCGCTCAACGGATAAAAGGTACCCCGGGGATAACAGGCTGATCTTCCCCAAGAGTCCATATCGACGGGATGGTTTGGCACCTCGATGTCGGCTCGTCGCATCCTGGGGCTGGAGTAGGTCCCAAGGGTTGGGCTGTTCGCCCATTAAAGCGGCACGCGAGCTGGGTTTAGAACGTCGTGAGACAGTTCGGTCTCTATCCGCCGCGCGCGTCAGAAACTTGAGGAAGGCTGTCCCTAGTACGAGAGGACCGGGACGGACGAACCTCTGGTGTGCCAGTTGTCCTGCCAAGGGCACTGCTGGTTAGCTACGTTCGGAAGGGATAACCGCTGAAAGCATCTAAGCGGGAAGCCTGTTCCAAGATGAGGTTTCTCACCACCTTCGAGTGGTTAAGGCCCCCCACAGACCATGGGGTTGATAGGCCAGAACTGGAAGCCCGGTAACGGGTGTAGGTGACTGGTACTAATCGGCCGAGGACTTACCAACAAAGAAGCTACGCGTCCACTGTGCGGTATCTGAAACAACACACAGACACTGCGGCAGACACAAGGTCTGCAACCCCTTTTTTCTTTTGGGGTTGTCGGGTTTTGTGTCAGCGCTGTTGTGTGGATAGTTTCATAGAGTTACGGCGGCTATAGCGGTGGGGAAACGCCCGGTCCCATTCCGAACCCGGAAGCTAAGGCCACCTGCGCCGATGGTACTGCACTCGACAGGGTGTGGGAGAGTAGGACACCGCCGGAACATCCTTCACGATAGGGGACCCAAACTTGGGTCCCCTATCGTCGTTTTTGCACCCATATCTACGCCGTGTTCGGGCCCGACCGCCGACACGTGATTGAATTCAGGGGTTCGACCACCTCTGGCGGAACCTAGAAAGGGGCCACCGTGTCGGAACAGAACGACGGCCGGAAGTCCTTCCGGCGGGGCGGTCCCGAGCACGGGGACTCCACCGACCGGTCTAACTCCGGCGACCGAGGCGGCTTCAAACGTAGCGGTGACTCGAGCCAGCGCGGATCGAACGATCGCGGCTTCAACCGCCGCGGCGATTCGGATGATCGCAGCGGCTCGGGCGACCGAGGCAACTCCGGTGACCGCGGCAGCGCGGGCGACCGCAGTGGTTTCAAACGCGGCAACTCCGGCGAGCGCGGCGGTTTCAACCGCGATGATTCCGGCAGTGGTAACTCCGATGAGCGCGGCGCCGCCGATCGCGGAGGTTCCGGAGGTGCTGGCAGTCGTGGAGACTCCGGGGAGCGCGGTGGTTTCAAACGCGGCGGTTCGGGCGGCAGTGGAGATTCCGGCGGCCGTGGCGGTTTCAATCGCGGTGATTCCGGTGACCGCCGAGGCTTCGATCGCGGTGCTTCGGGTGATCGTGGGGGATTCAAGCGTTCCGGTGACTCGGGTGACCGCGGCGGCTTCAATCGCGGCGGTTCCGGCGAGCGCGGCGGCTTCAAACGTAGCGGCGATTCGGGCCAGCGTAGCGACGTAGGTGACCAAGGCGGGTCCAACCGGCGTGACTCCGGTGACCGGACTGGCGCCGGTGAGCGCAGTGGTTTCAACCGTGGTGACTCCGGTGATCGGAGTGGTTTCAACCGTGGCACTTCCGGTGAGCGCGGAGGATTCAAGCGCCCCGGAGATTCCGGTGACCGTGGCGGCTCGAGCCGACGCGAAGACTCGAGTCATCGTGGCGGTTTCGACCGCGGCGGTGATTCGGCTGAGCGTGGTGGTTTTAAACGCGGTGGCGATTCGGCTGAGCGTGGTGGTTTCAAACGCGGCGGCGATACTGGTCAGCGCGGTGATTCCGGTGATCGTGGCGGCTACAGCCGCAGCGCTTCCGGTGAGCGTGGTGGTTCCGGCGACCGTGGTGGTTTCAACCGTGGTGGTTCTGGGGAGCGCGGCGGATTCAAGCGCGGTGGTGACTCGAGTCAACGTGGCGAGGGCAGCGAGCGCGGTGGGGTCAACCGGCGCGATGATGCCGGCCAGCGTGGGGGTTTCAACCGCGGTGGCGACGCCGGTGGGCGGGGCGATGCCGGGCAGCGTGGTGGCTTCAATCGTGGCGATGACTCGGCGGACCGCCGGCGGGGCGGCGAAGGCACACGTACCGGCGGCGGCTCGGCCGAGCGTCGTCCGCCGCGGCCGGAAGAGCCGGATCTGCCGGATGACGTGCAGGCCACGGATCTCGAACCCGAGGTTCGTCGCGACCTGCTCAGCCTGGACAAGAGCAACGCCGAGGCAGTCGCCCGCCACCTCGTGATGGCGGCCCGACTGATCGATGACGACCCACGTCTCGCCCTGGCCCACGCACGGGCGGCCCGCCAACGTGCCGGTCGCATCGCCGTGGTCCGCGAAACAGCTGGCGTCACCGCCTATCACGCGGGCGAATGGGCCGAGGCCCTCTCCGAACTGCGTACGGCTCGCCGCATGTCCGGTGGCTCCGGTCTGCTCGCCGTGATGGCGGACTGTGAACGCGGTCTCGGCCGCCCCGAACGCGCCATCGAACTAGGCCGCAGCGACGAGGCCCGCGCCCTGCGTGGCGACGAGGCCACCGAACTGCGCATCGTCGTCGCCGGAGCCCGCATGGACCTCGGCCAATACGACCAGGCCGTGGTAACCCTGCAAACCTCGGAACTCGACCCGTCCCGCACCGGTTCCGCCGCCGCCCGCCTCTTCTACGCCTACGCCGACGCCCTGGTCGCCGCAGGCCGCACCGACGAGGGCCTCACCTGGTTCCTCAACGCCGCCGCCGCCGACCTCGACGGCGAAACCGACGCCGAAGAACGCGCCGAAGAACTCACCGGCGACACCGACGTGTAGTTGCCCGGCCGCCGACACCGAACTGTCGGATCGCCCGTCGACACGGCGTTGCCCGAAGTCATCAGGCATCGACGAATAGCTCGTCTACCGACTTTGCGCCGAGCGCACGATCGAACCATCCGTCCAGACGGTCGTTGTCGGCGCACGCCAGAATCCGTGCGCGGCCCCGTTCGTCACAGGGACCTGGCGTTGATCCAGTACCCGCATGATGTGCGGATGGCGGTGTCGTGCAACTCGCCGGCAATCTGGGCGGGTGTTCGGAAAACAGTGGGGGCGCCCGCCGGTCGATGCCGTCATTTTCGTGTCGGTGGGCTGGCGTAGGGTGCAGATGTCTCGGTTCTTGCCGAGCAACTGTGGGCTGAGCGATCGACGGTCGCAGGGCGAACATCGGCAAGATGCCGGTCGGTGACATGGAGTGAGAGTGGTGTGAAGCGGCTACGAGATCGGTACGAAGCCCTGCTGCTAGATCTGGATGGCACGCTGTATCGCGGGCCCGAGGTGATCGCGGGGGCGCCGGAGGCGTTGGCGGATTCTGTTGTGGCGCAACGGCTCGTGTATGTCACGAACAATGCGAGTCGTGGTCCGGACGCGGTTGCGCGGCACTTGGCCGAACTCGGGTTCGCGGCGCATACCGATGATGTCGTGACCAGTGCGCAGGCGGCGGCGCGGCTGCTGACGGAGCGGCTCGATCCCGGCGCGACGGTATTGATCGTCGGCACCGATGACCTGGCCAAAGAGGTGGACGCGGTCGGTCTGCGGTCGATCCGTCGCTTCAACGGTGTCGCGCCCGATGCTGTCGTACAAGGACATTCGCCCGAAACCGCCTGGCCGGATCTGGCCGAGGCGGCCTACGCGCTTAGCGCGAACGCCTTGTGGGTCGCCGCCAATACCGATAAGACGTTGCCGAACGAGCGCGGACTCGCGCCCGGCAACGGCGCGATGGTCGCGGCCCTGCGTGCGGCCTCGGGACGCGAGCCGCTAGTGGCGGGCAAACCATATGCGCCACTACTGGAGGACGCCTTGGTCCGGGCGGGTACGCGCAGTGCCCTGGTGGTGGGCGACCGCCTGGACACCGATATCGAGGGCGCCAACCGCATCGGCCTCGAATCGCTGCTGGTCCTGACCGGTGTGAGCACGCTCGACGAGCTGCGCGACGCTCCTGCCGAGTTCATCCCGACCTACGTCTCGGAATCGCTGGACGCACTGAACTACCCGCCGGTCGAGGGTGACGCGGATCCGAACGTGAGCGACCTCGCCGCCGACTTGGCGCAACGCTTACGGCAGAACCCGGGACGGGCCGTGACGGTGCGCGCGTCGGGTTCGGAAATCCGATAGCGTTGACCCCACGATGACTACTCCGATGCCTCGCCCGAATGGACCCGGGATGCCCGGCCCCGGCGCGAACGGACCCCGTCCCGGGCCGCCGCTGCCCGGCCAGCATCTGCCGGGTGCGCAAGGGCGCCCGGAGCCGGCCGATCCGGCCAAGATCCGGGCCGAGGTCGACGGTCTGCTCGCCGAACTCGACATCCGAACGGGAATGGTCGACAACTCCGAATCCGGCGTCGATATCACCCGGCGCGCCCGCATCCTGGAGCAGGCACACGAGGTGCTCGTTCAGGCCCTGGCTACGGTGGACAAGATCTGAGGTGGCCAGGCGCGCGCGGGTGGACGCCGAATTGGTTCGCCGCGGATTGGCGCGATCGCGGGAGCACGCGGTCGAGCTGATCGGCGCGGGCCGCGTCCTGATTGCCGGCACGGTCGCGGTGAAACCGGCGACCGCCGTCGAGGCGGGCACGCCGTTGATCGTGCGTGCAGAGCCCGATGAGGTGTCGTGGGCGTCGCGCGGTGCGCACAAACTGCTCGGGGCACTCGCGGCATTCGAACCGCAGGGATTGACCGTCGCGGGTAAGCGTTGTCTGGACGCCGGTGCGTCGACCGGCGGCTTCACCGATGTGCTGCTCTCGAAACAGGCGCGCGAGGTCGTCGCCGTCGATGTCGGCTACGGCCAGTTGATCTGGCGTCTGCAGAACGACGACCGGGTTCGGGTGTTGGACCGCACCAACGTCCGCGCCATCGCCCCCGAATCCATCGGCGGCACCGTCGAACTCGTGGTCGGCGATCTGTCGTTCATCTCGCTGAATCTGGTGCTGCCCGCGCTCGCGGCCTGTTCCGCGCCGGGCGCCGATCTGCTGCCCATGGTGAAGCCCCAGTTCGAGGTGGGTAAGGAACGGGTAGGCTCCGGCGGTGTGGTGCGGGATCCCGCATTGCGCGCCGAGGTGGTGCGCGATGTCGCGGCCGCCGCCGCCGAGTTGGGGTTGCGCACCGCCGGGGTGGTGGCCAGCCCGCTGCCGGGCCCGTCGGGCAATGTCGAATACTTTGTGTGGCTGCGTAAGGACGGGCAGTTCGAGTACAACGGCGAGCAGGTCGCGGCCCTCGTCGAGCGTGCGGTTGAGGAGGGTCCACAGTGAACGCGATGACGCCCGCCGAATCCCGGGAGATTCTGCTGGTTTCGCATCCGGGCCGGGCGGAGATCATCGAAACCGCCCATCGCGTGGCGAAGATCTTCGCGGACGCGGGCATCGGACTGCGCGTGCTCGCGGACGAGGCGGACAGCACCCGGTTCGATGTCGATGTCGATTGCGAACCCAACGGGCCTGGCACGACCGCCGTCGCGGAGCCCGGCGGATATCCGGCTCGGGTGGTCGAGCACTGTCCGGACGCG is part of the Nocardia sp. NBC_00565 genome and encodes:
- a CDS encoding HAD-IIA family hydrolase, whose protein sequence is MTWSESGVKRLRDRYEALLLDLDGTLYRGPEVIAGAPEALADSVVAQRLVYVTNNASRGPDAVARHLAELGFAAHTDDVVTSAQAAARLLTERLDPGATVLIVGTDDLAKEVDAVGLRSIRRFNGVAPDAVVQGHSPETAWPDLAEAAYALSANALWVAANTDKTLPNERGLAPGNGAMVAALRAASGREPLVAGKPYAPLLEDALVRAGTRSALVVGDRLDTDIEGANRIGLESLLVLTGVSTLDELRDAPAEFIPTYVSESLDALNYPPVEGDADPNVSDLAADLAQRLRQNPGRAVTVRASGSEIR
- a CDS encoding TlyA family RNA methyltransferase; protein product: MARRARVDAELVRRGLARSREHAVELIGAGRVLIAGTVAVKPATAVEAGTPLIVRAEPDEVSWASRGAHKLLGALAAFEPQGLTVAGKRCLDAGASTGGFTDVLLSKQAREVVAVDVGYGQLIWRLQNDDRVRVLDRTNVRAIAPESIGGTVELVVGDLSFISLNLVLPALAACSAPGADLLPMVKPQFEVGKERVGSGGVVRDPALRAEVVRDVAAAAAELGLRTAGVVASPLPGPSGNVEYFVWLRKDGQFEYNGEQVAALVERAVEEGPQ